In Hydra vulgaris chromosome 06, alternate assembly HydraT2T_AEP, a genomic segment contains:
- the LOC136081243 gene encoding uncharacterized protein LOC136081243, whose protein sequence is MVLDVKKKKRVRAEPKIRWWKLNDDDCCVKIRDEVRQALGGGVLDTWDETSNTVRDVARKILGVISGQMKIDKETWWCNEEVQESLREKRLAEKNWHFQQDEESRQKYKEMCGKTKRAVAKAKEKAYSYLYEKLNIKEWEKDLYRLARKRNRDGQDVQQVRMIKDKDGNVLSNEESVLGRWKEYFEELINQENGREGRLEEIEVVNQEVPQVSKEEVRAAIRRIKCGKAIGPDDIPVEACKCLGEIAVEFLTWLFKRILEGQKMSEEWRHSIMVPIFKNKGNVQSCSN, encoded by the coding sequence ATGGTTTTGGATGTGAAGAAGAAGAAGAGAGTGAGAGCAGAACCTAAGATCAGGTGGTGGAAGTTAAATGATGATGACTGTTGTGTAAAGATCAGGGATGAGGTGAGACAGGCACTAGGTGGTGGTGTACTGGATACCTGGGATGAGACGTCAAATACAGTGAGGGATGTGGCTAGGAAGATACTTGGTGTGATATCAGGACAGATGAAGATAGACAAGGAGACGTGGTGGTGCAATGAGGAAGTTCAGGAAAGTTTAAGAGAAAAGCGGTTGGCTGAAAAGAATTGGCATTTTCAGCAAGATGAAGAAAGTAGACAGAAGTACAAGGAGATGTGTGGGAAGACAAAGAGAGCAGTGGCAAAGGCTAAAGAAAAAGCATATAGTTATCTGTATGAGAAGTTGAACATTAAGGAATGGGAAAAGGATCTGTACAGATTAGCCAGAAAGAGAAACCGTGATGGGCAGGATGTGCAGCAGGTTAGGATGATTAAGGATAAAGATGGAAATGTGTTGTCTAATGAGGAGAGTGTCTTGGGACGGTGGAAGGAGTATTTTGAGGAACTGATAAATCAAGAGAATGGTAGAGAAGGAAGGTTAGAAGAGATAGAGGTTGTGAATCAGGAGGTTCCCCAGGTAAGTAAGGAGGAAGTAAGGGCTGCAATTCGGAGAATTAAGTGTGGTAAAGCAATTGGACCGGATGATATTCCAGTGGAGGCATGCAAATGTTTGGGAGAGATAGCGGTTGAGTTTTTGACATGgttatttaaaagaatcttGGAAGGTCAGAAGATGTCTGAGGAGTGGAGACATAGCATAATGGTACCAATTTTCAAGAATAAGGGCAACGTTCAGAGCTGTAGTAATTAA
- the LOC136081244 gene encoding uncharacterized protein LOC136081244, with protein MTGKGRELTDAMESRKLDILCVQETRWKGSKTRSIGGGFKLFYHGVDRKRNGVGVILKEEFSKSVVEIDGVVINVSSAHTPQVGCDTEEKEEFWRDLDEVVLQVPIEERIILGADFNGHVGEGNSGNEEVMCKFEVKERNTEGQMAVDFAKRIKMAVVNTYFKKKGRAQGDV; from the exons ATGACCGGTAAAGGGAGAGAGCTAACTGATGCGATGGAGAGTAGGAAGTTAGACATACTGTGTGTTCAGGAGACCAGGTGGAAGGGCAGCAAGACCAGGAGCATTGGTGGTGGCTTTAAACTCTTCTATCATGGTGTCGACAGGAAGAGAAATGGAGTAGGGGTAATTCTGAAAGAGGAGTTTAGTAAGAGTGTAGTGGAG ATTGATGGGGTGGTGATAAATGTCAGCAGTGCTCATACTCCTCAAGTAGGGTGTGATACGGAGGAGAAAGAAGAATTCTGGAGAGACTTAGATGAAGTTGTTCTGCAGGTTCCTATAGAAGAGAGAATAATTCTTGGAGCAGATTTTAATGGACATGTTGGTGAAGGGAACAGTGGTAATGAGGAGGTGATGTGTAAGTTTGAGGTTAAAGAAAGGAATACAGAAGGACAAATGGCGGTGGATTTTGCGAAAAGAATAAAGATGGCTGTGGTTAAcacttattttaagaaaaaaggaAGAGCACAGGGTGACGTATAA